The Thiomicrorhabdus lithotrophica DNA segment AGCTCAAGATTTACTGAATGAATTTGGTAGTTTGCATAACCTGCTTAACGCGAATGAGACCGAATTCTGTAAAGCCAAAGGGCTTGGTCAAGCCAAGTATGTTCAAATGCGAGCCGTGCTAGAAATGTCGCGTCGTCACTTTGAATCAGGTCTGCAAAAAAGTGATGCTTTTACCAGCCCAGAACTCGTAGCAAATTATTTATCACATGAACTTGCACATCAAACAAGAGAACGTTTTGGCCTATTACTTTTAGATCAACAGCACCAATTAATCAGCTTCAAAATTCTATTTGAAGGCACAATAAATCAAGCTGAAGTCCACGCAAGAGAAGTCGTCAAATCAGTATTAGAACACAATGCCGCTGCCGTAATACTAACCCACAACCACCCTTCCGGAGATCCTACTCCAAGCAACGCAGATATTCAATTAACCAATACACTCACACAAGCTTTGGATCTAATTGAAGTACGAACTCTCGACCATATCATAATTGGCGATAAAGGTCGCTGGTACTCCTTTGCTCAACATAATAAAATGCCTTAATAATAACTTAACAGACCTTTACACCCCTATTGGGGTCTGGTTAGCGCTCAATTAATTTATTCTTTAGGCTTGAAACAATTTTTTTAACCTGTCACCTTTCTAAATTTTTTGTCATTTTTATTTAAAAAAATTAAAACACAAGCGTAAACCCTTTGTCATAAAGCCTATTTAGAATTACCTACACCAACAACTTTGTACTAAACCAATTTTTTAAGGAATTACAAATGAAACTTAAGACTTTACATGTGGCTATATCTATTGCATTAGCTACTTCTGCCCTATCACTTGTCGGGTGTGTAACTGAATCTGAAGTAGCGTCAGGCTCAGGATTGGATGTTAAATTTACTGCCGTCGAATTACCTGCCGATTCAATCACAAAAAATGTAGTTCAAGCAACGCCAAGTGTTGAAATCAATAGTGATGTTCAATCACTTAGCTATACAAAATTAATGGCTACAGGCGAGACTAATAACGGTGAAACATTTGGAGCTGTTAAAGACTATCTTGGCAACCCAATTCAATTTGCAGATACATCCGCCTATATCTGTAATGGAACCAATGACGGTGT contains these protein-coding regions:
- the radC gene encoding RadC family protein, with amino-acid sequence MAITDWHENDRPREKLIKFGEQHLSDAELLAIFLRVGVKGKSAVDLAQDLLNEFGSLHNLLNANETEFCKAKGLGQAKYVQMRAVLEMSRRHFESGLQKSDAFTSPELVANYLSHELAHQTRERFGLLLLDQQHQLISFKILFEGTINQAEVHAREVVKSVLEHNAAAVILTHNHPSGDPTPSNADIQLTNTLTQALDLIEVRTLDHIIIGDKGRWYSFAQHNKMP